Proteins encoded together in one Helicobacter pylori window:
- a CDS encoding neuraminyllactose-binding hemagglutinin family protein, producing the protein MLRVLSVGIAFILLGCQFFNKTTLHLKYKDYPKNSPLKTASTLNPPKIFFNAHFVPPFYQKEFKKALTQQIAYFLKDKSALTFNVSGNVFFSFEESPKDLKAIKERLKKTIEPNADPKAVMRFLNLQASLILECVPQTACPFDTLLIPTAFSVPVYYANRLGDNPSLFPQEDKSYHNALIKALNKAYYSLMEGLEKRLNAIENAAWL; encoded by the coding sequence ATGCTAAGGGTTTTAAGCGTTGGTATTGCTTTTATTTTACTAGGGTGTCAGTTTTTCAACAAAACGACTCTCCATTTAAAATATAAAGATTACCCCAAAAACAGCCCTTTAAAAACCGCTTCCACTTTAAACCCCCCTAAAATCTTTTTTAACGCTCATTTTGTGCCACCCTTTTACCAAAAAGAATTTAAAAAAGCACTCACCCAACAAATCGCTTATTTTTTAAAAGATAAAAGCGCTCTCACTTTCAATGTTTCAGGCAATGTTTTTTTTTCTTTTGAAGAGAGTCCTAAGGATTTAAAAGCCATTAAAGAAAGGCTTAAAAAGACGATTGAGCCTAACGCTGACCCAAAAGCCGTCATGCGTTTTTTAAACCTTCAAGCGAGTTTGATTTTAGAATGCGTCCCGCAAACCGCTTGCCCGTTTGACACCCTTTTAATCCCCACCGCTTTCAGCGTGCCTGTTTATTACGCTAATCGTTTGGGCGATAACCCCTCTCTTTTTCCCCAAGAAGACAAATCCTATCATAACGCTTTAATCAAAGCCCTTAATAAGGCTTACTATTCTCTTATGGAGGGTTTAGAAAAGCGTTTGAACGCTATAGAAAATGCGGCATGGCTTTAG
- a CDS encoding Cu(2+)-exporting ATPase, whose product MKESFYIEGMTCTACSSGIERSLGRKSFVKKIEVSLLNKSANIEFNENETNLDEIFKLIEKLGYSPKKTLAEEKKEFFSPNVKLALAVIFTLFVVYLSMGAMLSPSLLPESLLTINNHSNFLNACLQLIGTLIVMHWGRDFYIQGFKALWHRQPNMSSLIAIGTSATLASNLWQLYFVYTNQWSYGHYYFESVCVILTFVMVGKRIENVSKDKALDAMQALMKNAPKTALKMQNNQQIEVLVDSIVVGDILKVLPGSAIAVDGEIIEGEGELDESMLSGEALPVYKKVGDKVFSGTLNSNTSFLMKATQNNKNSTLSQIIEMIHNAQSSKAEISRLADKVSSVFVPSVIAIAILAFVVWLIIAPKPDFWWNFGTALEVFVSVLVISCPCALGLATPMSILVANQKASSLGLFFKDAKSLEKARLVNTIVFDKTGTLTNGKPVVKSVHSNIELLELLSLANSIEKSSEHVIAKGIVEYAKEHDAPLKEISEIKVKTGFGISAKVDYQGVKEIIKVGNSEFFNPINTLEIQENGILVFVGRAINEKEDELLGAFVLEDLPKKGVKEHIAQIKNLGINTFLLSGDNRENVQKCALELGIDGYISNAKPQDKLNKIKELKEKGQIVMMVGDGLNDAPSLAMSDVAVVMAKGSDVSVQAADIVSFNNDIKSVYSAIRLSQATIKNIKENLFWAFCYNSVFIPLACGVFYKANIMLSPAIAGLAMSLSSVSVVLNSQRLRNFKIKDH is encoded by the coding sequence ATGAAAGAATCTTTTTACATAGAGGGAATGACTTGCACGGCGTGTTCTAGCGGGATTGAACGCTCTTTAGGACGTAAAAGTTTTGTGAAAAAAATAGAAGTGAGCCTTTTAAATAAGAGCGCTAACATTGAATTTAACGAAAATGAAACCAATTTAGACGAAATTTTTAAACTCATTGAAAAACTGGGTTATAGCCCTAAAAAAACTCTAGCGGAAGAAAAAAAAGAATTTTTTAGCCCTAATGTTAAATTAGCGTTGGCGGTTATTTTCACGCTTTTTGTGGTGTATCTTTCTATGGGGGCAATGCTTAGTCCTAGCCTTTTACCTGAAAGCTTGCTTACGATTAACAACCATAGTAATTTTTTAAACGCTTGCTTACAGCTTATAGGCACGCTCATTGTCATGCATTGGGGGAGGGATTTTTACATTCAAGGGTTTAAAGCCTTATGGCACAGACAACCTAACATGAGTAGCCTTATCGCCATAGGCACAAGCGCTACTTTAGCTTCAAACCTGTGGCAATTGTATTTCGTTTATACGAATCAGTGGTCTTATGGGCATTATTATTTTGAAAGCGTGTGCGTGATTTTAACGTTTGTGATGGTGGGCAAACGCATTGAAAATGTTTCTAAAGACAAAGCCTTAGACGCTATGCAAGCCTTGATGAAAAACGCCCCAAAAACCGCCCTTAAAATGCAAAACAACCAACAGATTGAGGTTTTAGTGGATAGCATTGTGGTGGGGGATATTCTAAAAGTCCTCCCTGGAAGCGCGATTGCAGTAGATGGCGAAATCATAGAAGGCGAAGGGGAATTAGATGAGAGCATGTTAAGCGGCGAAGCGTTGCCGGTTTATAAAAAAGTCGGCGATAAAGTCTTTTCAGGGACGCTCAATAGTAACACGAGTTTTTTAATGAAAGCCACGCAAAACAACAAAAACAGCACCTTGTCTCAAATTATAGAAATGATCCATAACGCTCAAAGCTCAAAAGCAGAGATTTCTCGCTTAGCGGATAAGGTTTCAAGCGTGTTTGTGCCAAGCGTGATCGCTATCGCTATTTTAGCGTTTGTGGTGTGGCTCATCATCGCACCTAAGCCTGATTTTTGGTGGAATTTTGGCACCGCTTTAGAAGTGTTTGTATCGGTTTTAGTGATTTCTTGCCCTTGCGCTTTAGGGTTGGCTACGCCTATGAGTATTTTAGTGGCGAACCAAAAAGCGAGTTCTTTAGGATTATTTTTTAAAGACGCTAAAAGTTTAGAAAAAGCAAGGCTAGTCAATACGATCGTTTTTGATAAAACCGGCACGCTCACTAACGGCAAGCCTGTCGTTAAAAGCGTTCATTCTAACATAGAATTATTAGAATTATTAAGTTTAGCAAACAGCATTGAAAAGAGCAGCGAGCATGTCATTGCTAAGGGGATTGTAGAATACGCAAAAGAGCATGACGCCCCCTTAAAAGAAATAAGCGAAATTAAAGTGAAAACGGGTTTTGGCATTAGCGCTAAAGTAGATTATCAAGGCGTTAAAGAAATCATCAAAGTGGGCAACAGCGAATTTTTTAACCCTATTAACACGCTAGAAATTCAAGAAAACGGGATTTTAGTGTTTGTGGGTAGAGCGATCAATGAAAAAGAAGACGAGCTTTTAGGGGCGTTTGTTTTAGAGGATTTGCCCAAAAAAGGCGTGAAAGAGCATATCGCTCAAATCAAAAATTTAGGCATTAACACTTTTCTTTTGAGCGGAGACAATAGGGAGAATGTCCAAAAATGCGCGCTTGAATTAGGGATTGATGGTTATATCAGTAACGCTAAACCACAAGACAAGCTCAACAAGATCAAAGAGCTTAAGGAAAAAGGGCAGATCGTTATGATGGTGGGCGATGGCTTGAATGACGCTCCTAGCCTTGCTATGAGCGATGTGGCGGTGGTGATGGCTAAGGGGAGCGATGTGAGCGTGCAAGCAGCGGATATTGTGAGCTTTAATAACGACATCAAATCGGTTTATAGTGCGATCCGATTAAGCCAGGCGACCATTAAAAATATCAAAGAAAATTTGTTTTGGGCTTTTTGTTATAATAGCGTGTTTATCCCTTTAGCTTGTGGGGTTTTCTATAAGGCTAATATCATGTTAAGCCCGGCGATTGCGGGTTTAGCGATGAGCTTAAGCTCTGTGAGTGTGGTTTTAAACTCCCAAAGGCTAAGGAATTTTAAAATTAAGGATCATTGA
- the pssA gene encoding CDP-diacylglycerol--serine O-phosphatidyltransferase encodes MPINPLYLFPNLFTASSIFLGMMSIFYASSYQFVMACWLVVASLILDGLDGRVARLTNTTSKFGIEFDSLADVIAFGVAPSLITYFYVGYNFGRIGMAVSALFVIFGAIRLARFNISTNTSDPYSFIGIPIPAAAVLVVLCVLLDNKYHFLEGNTEKLFLSFIVLLGVLMVSNIRYPNFKKVKWNLKLFILVLIFLSLVFVRPLEALSVFMGLYLIYGIIRWLFLMVKIIFNKNKSA; translated from the coding sequence ATGCCTATTAACCCTCTCTATCTTTTCCCTAATCTTTTCACCGCTAGCAGTATTTTTTTGGGCATGATGAGTATTTTTTACGCTTCCAGTTATCAATTTGTCATGGCGTGCTGGTTAGTGGTAGCGAGTCTTATTTTAGACGGGCTTGATGGGCGTGTCGCAAGGCTTACCAACACCACCAGCAAGTTTGGTATTGAATTTGACTCCCTAGCTGATGTAATCGCTTTTGGAGTGGCTCCGAGCTTAATCACTTACTTTTATGTGGGGTATAACTTTGGGCGCATAGGCATGGCAGTGAGCGCGTTGTTTGTGATTTTTGGAGCGATACGATTAGCGCGATTCAATATCAGCACCAACACAAGCGACCCCTATTCTTTCATCGGTATCCCCATTCCTGCTGCGGCGGTATTGGTGGTGCTTTGTGTGTTATTAGATAACAAATACCATTTTTTAGAAGGCAATACCGAAAAGTTATTTTTAAGCTTTATTGTCTTATTGGGGGTGCTTATGGTGAGCAATATCCGCTACCCTAATTTTAAAAAAGTCAAATGGAATCTCAAGCTTTTCATCTTAGTGTTGATTTTTTTATCGTTAGTGTTTGTGCGCCCTTTAGAAGCTTTAAGCGTGTTTATGGGGTTGTATTTGATTTATGGCATCATTCGGTGGCTCTTTTTAATGGTAAAAATTATTTTTAATAAAAATAAAAGTGCATGA
- a CDS encoding AAA family ATPase: MIQSVRIKNFKNFKNTQIDGFTKLNIITGQNNAGKSNLLEALYCLVGKSMHPCTNVLEIYDNIRKEPLTSESKSLMFYGLDTEKKIQITTTLDNNQTLDLQIKFIANEKQKVIESQIIPTAEQTQMPSQLNFTLKKNNKEIYNDHLNITKTYNFLPIPNQSGYNRQFKNFEPNQLQKLLPFESATIIPSDVAYRQVHMIQAVSKICSNNQLEEELNKHLNQFDNNIQSISFNTNNQLKLKVKGIKEKVPLSVFGDGLKKYLHIVSAFMADNAKTIYIDEVENGLHFSRMKLLLRCVIDFINDNKDGNLQVFMTTHSQEFIEILDQVIREKDFAHQTKLFCLEQYDDLIVAEPYYGENLSLYFKNSTNLFGGKERFKENNYE, encoded by the coding sequence ATGATTCAGTCTGTTCGCATTAAAAACTTTAAGAATTTTAAGAACACTCAAATTGATGGTTTTACCAAACTTAATATTATCACCGGCCAAAACAATGCGGGCAAATCCAATTTGTTAGAAGCATTGTATTGTTTGGTGGGAAAATCCATGCACCCATGCACTAATGTATTAGAAATTTATGACAATATACGCAAAGAGCCTTTAACATCAGAATCAAAAAGCTTAATGTTTTATGGTTTAGACACTGAGAAAAAAATACAAATCACCACAACTTTAGACAACAATCAAACCTTAGACTTACAAATAAAATTCATAGCCAATGAAAAACAAAAGGTAATAGAGTCGCAAATAATACCCACAGCAGAACAAACTCAAATGCCCTCTCAGCTTAATTTCACTCTTAAGAAAAACAATAAAGAAATCTATAACGATCATTTAAATATTACTAAAACTTATAATTTCCTACCAATTCCTAATCAGTCAGGCTACAACAGGCAATTTAAGAATTTTGAGCCTAATCAATTGCAAAAACTTTTACCCTTTGAAAGCGCTACCATAATACCTAGCGATGTTGCTTACAGGCAAGTTCATATGATTCAAGCGGTGAGTAAAATTTGCAGTAACAACCAATTAGAAGAAGAATTAAATAAACATCTTAATCAATTTGATAACAATATCCAATCTATTAGCTTTAATACCAACAACCAACTCAAATTAAAAGTGAAAGGTATAAAAGAAAAAGTCCCATTATCTGTATTTGGCGATGGTTTGAAGAAATATTTGCATATTGTAAGCGCTTTTATGGCTGATAACGCAAAAACGATTTATATTGATGAAGTGGAGAATGGCTTACACTTTTCTCGCATGAAATTATTATTAAGGTGTGTTATTGATTTTATCAACGACAACAAAGATGGTAATTTGCAAGTGTTTATGACTACCCACAGCCAAGAATTTATAGAAATCTTAGATCAAGTTATCAGAGAAAAGGATTTTGCGCATCAAACTAAGTTGTTTTGCTTGGAACAATACGATGATTTAATCGTTGCAGAGCCTTATTATGGAGAAAATTTATCTCTTTATTTCAAGAATAGCACCAATCTTTTTGGAGGTAAAGAAAGGTTTAAAGAAAATAACTATGAGTAA
- a CDS encoding ATP-dependent metallopeptidase FtsH/Yme1/Tma family protein, whose amino-acid sequence MKPTNEPKKPFFQSPIILAVLGGILLIFFLRSFNSDGSFSDNFLASSTKNVSYHEIKQLISNNEVENVSIGQTLIKASHKEGNNRVIYIAKRVPDLTLVPLLDEKKINYSGFSESNFFTDMLGWLMPILVILGLWMFMANRMQKNMGGGIFGMGSAKKLINAEKPNVRFNDMAGNEEAKEEVVEIVDFLKYPERYANLGAKIPKGVLLVGPPGTGKTLLAKAVAGEAHVPFFSMGGSSFIEMFVGLGASRVRDLFETAKKQAPSIIFIDEIDAIGKSRAAGGMISGNDEREQTLNQLLAEMDGFGSENAPVIVLAATNRPEILDPALMRPGRFDRQVLVDKPDFNGRVEILKVHIKGVKLANDVNLQEVAKLTAGLAGADLANIINEAALLAGRNNQKEVKQQHLKEAVERGIAGLEKKSRRISPKEKKIVAYHESGHAVISEMTKGSARVNKVSIIPRGMAALGYTLNTPEENKYLMQKHELIAEIDVLLGGRAAEEVFLEEISTGASNDLERATDIIKGMVSYYGMSSVSGLMVLEKQRNAFLGGGYGSSREFSEKTAEEMDLFIKNLLEERYEHVKQTLSDYKEAIEIMVKELFDKEVITGERVREIISEYEATNNLESRLIPLEEQAS is encoded by the coding sequence ATGAAACCAACGAACGAACCTAAAAAACCTTTTTTTCAAAGTCCCATTATCCTTGCGGTTCTTGGAGGGATTTTACTCATTTTTTTTCTGCGTTCTTTCAATTCTGATGGCAGTTTTTCGGACAATTTCTTAGCTTCTAGCACTAAAAATGTGAGCTACCATGAGATCAAACAGCTCATCAGCAATAATGAAGTGGAAAATGTGAGCATCGGTCAAACTTTGATCAAAGCCAGCCATAAAGAGGGCAACAATCGTGTGATCTATATCGCTAAACGAGTGCCTGATTTGACCTTAGTGCCTTTGTTAGACGAGAAAAAAATCAATTATTCTGGTTTTAGCGAGTCTAACTTTTTTACGGACATGTTAGGGTGGCTCATGCCTATTTTAGTGATTTTAGGGCTATGGATGTTTATGGCAAACCGCATGCAAAAAAATATGGGTGGGGGTATTTTTGGCATGGGGAGCGCGAAAAAACTCATTAACGCTGAAAAACCCAATGTGCGTTTTAATGACATGGCAGGCAATGAAGAAGCCAAAGAAGAGGTGGTAGAAATCGTAGATTTCTTAAAATACCCCGAACGATACGCCAATTTAGGGGCTAAAATCCCTAAAGGCGTGCTGTTAGTAGGGCCTCCAGGAACGGGTAAAACCCTTTTAGCAAAAGCGGTGGCCGGCGAAGCGCATGTGCCGTTTTTCTCTATGGGAGGGAGCAGTTTCATTGAAATGTTTGTGGGCTTAGGGGCAAGCAGGGTTAGGGATTTGTTTGAAACCGCTAAAAAACAAGCCCCTAGCATCATTTTTATTGATGAAATTGATGCCATAGGCAAGAGCAGAGCGGCTGGAGGCATGATAAGTGGGAATGATGAAAGAGAGCAAACCCTAAACCAGCTCTTAGCCGAAATGGATGGTTTTGGGAGCGAAAACGCGCCTGTGATTGTCTTAGCCGCAACGAACCGCCCTGAAATCTTGGATCCGGCTTTAATGCGTCCAGGGCGCTTTGACAGGCAGGTTTTAGTGGATAAGCCTGATTTTAATGGCAGGGTAGAAATCTTAAAAGTGCATATTAAAGGCGTGAAACTCGCTAATGATGTGAATTTGCAAGAAGTCGCCAAACTCACCGCAGGGCTTGCAGGAGCGGATTTAGCGAATATCATCAATGAAGCCGCGCTTTTAGCGGGACGAAACAACCAAAAAGAAGTCAAGCAACAGCATTTAAAAGAAGCGGTTGAAAGAGGGATTGCTGGGCTAGAAAAGAAAAGCAGGCGCATCAGTCCCAAAGAAAAGAAAATCGTCGCCTACCATGAAAGCGGGCATGCCGTGATTTCTGAAATGACTAAAGGGAGTGCTAGGGTGAATAAAGTTTCTATCATTCCAAGGGGCATGGCGGCTTTAGGTTACACCCTTAACACGCCTGAGGAAAACAAATACTTGATGCAAAAGCATGAACTCATCGCTGAAATTGATGTGCTTTTAGGCGGGAGAGCGGCTGAAGAAGTCTTTTTGGAAGAAATTTCTACCGGTGCGAGCAACGATTTAGAAAGAGCGACTGATATTATTAAAGGCATGGTGAGTTACTACGGCATGAGCAGTGTCAGCGGGCTTATGGTGTTAGAAAAGCAACGGAACGCCTTTTTAGGAGGCGGTTATGGGAGCAGTAGGGAATTTAGCGAAAAAACTGCAGAAGAAATGGATCTTTTCATTAAAAACTTGCTAGAAGAGCGCTATGAGCATGTCAAACAAACCTTAAGCGACTATAAAGAGGCGATTGAAATCATGGTCAAAGAATTGTTTGACAAAGAAGTCATTACAGGCGAAAGGGTGCGTGAAATCATCAGCGAATACGAAGCCACCAACAATTTAGAAAGCCGTTTGATCCCTTTAGAAGAGCAAGCGAGTTAA
- a CDS encoding 50S ribosomal protein L11 methyltransferase — translation MLKPMYYEFFFIFPKERELFEGFLLDTTHLALEESSLENLKAFDDEETIDFISQSNWRYFATHNPLKENLKEKPPHLKNFVILRSEKNLSDSLFPALEAFCLNLKQSLQSEFDFFYLSRNLASKDWLEAYKQAVLPVQCAKFYIHPSWHQKPSHVATDDSIMIDPALAFGSGHHESTSMCLELLSNLDLKRKNALDVGCGSGILSIALKKQGVSALIACDTDSLAVEETLKNFSLNQIPLLAQDKVIHGSTQKIEGRFDIIVANLVADVIKSLYSEFVRLCNHTLILSGILETHLNSVLQIYYNGFEVLEQRQRNEWVALKLLKKQPIN, via the coding sequence GTGTTAAAGCCAATGTATTATGAGTTTTTCTTTATCTTCCCTAAGGAGCGAGAGCTTTTTGAGGGCTTTCTTTTAGACACCACGCACCTAGCCTTAGAAGAATCAAGCTTAGAAAATTTAAAAGCGTTTGATGATGAAGAAACCATTGACTTTATAAGCCAATCCAATTGGCGTTATTTCGCCACTCATAACCCCCTAAAAGAAAATTTAAAAGAAAAACCCCCACACCTCAAAAATTTCGTTATTTTACGCTCTGAAAAAAATTTGAGCGATTCGCTTTTTCCGGCGTTAGAAGCGTTTTGTTTGAACTTAAAGCAAAGCTTGCAAAGCGAGTTTGATTTTTTCTACCTTTCACGCAATCTGGCTTCAAAAGACTGGCTGGAAGCCTACAAACAAGCTGTTTTACCGGTGCAATGCGCCAAATTTTACATACACCCTAGCTGGCATCAAAAACCAAGCCATGTCGCTACAGATGATAGCATAATGATTGATCCGGCTCTTGCCTTTGGATCAGGCCATCATGAAAGCACTTCTATGTGTTTGGAATTGCTCTCTAACCTTGATTTAAAACGCAAAAACGCTTTAGATGTGGGCTGTGGGAGCGGGATTTTAAGCATCGCCTTAAAAAAACAAGGCGTTAGCGCATTGATCGCTTGCGATACGGATAGTTTAGCCGTTGAAGAAACCCTAAAAAATTTTAGCTTGAATCAAATACCCCTATTAGCACAAGATAAAGTCATTCATGGCTCTACGCAAAAAATTGAAGGGCGTTTTGATATTATTGTGGCGAACCTTGTCGCTGATGTGATTAAGAGTTTGTATAGTGAATTTGTGCGGCTTTGTAACCACACTCTTATTTTATCAGGGATTTTAGAAACCCATTTAAACTCTGTTTTACAGATCTATTATAATGGATTTGAGGTTTTAGAACAGCGGCAGCGTAACGAATGGGTCGCTCTAAAATTGCTTAAAAAACAACCAATAAATTAA
- a CDS encoding restriction endonuclease gives MKKVLFFIFVILFSVGIYLIWHVLLEKALELKLVTSANDLLLKLLAILGVFSMLVLFQGVISSYKKRQLKRILQKIDAMNGFEFEEYSKIFFTSKGFEVTITQKSGDYGADLIIEKDGIKWAVQAKRYSHKVSPKAIQEVVSSKAYYACEKACVITNSYFTQAAQKLAQANGVLLIDRDEWIKFLGGKN, from the coding sequence ATGAAAAAGGTTTTATTTTTTATTTTTGTCATTTTGTTTTCGGTAGGGATTTATTTAATTTGGCATGTTTTGTTGGAAAAAGCCCTAGAATTGAAGTTGGTTACTTCAGCTAATGATTTGCTTTTAAAATTGTTGGCAATTCTTGGCGTTTTTTCCATGTTAGTGTTATTTCAAGGCGTTATTTCTTCGTATAAGAAGCGCCAACTCAAACGCATTTTGCAAAAAATAGACGCCATGAACGGCTTTGAATTTGAAGAATATTCCAAAATCTTTTTCACTTCAAAGGGTTTTGAAGTTACAATCACGCAAAAAAGCGGCGATTATGGAGCGGATTTGATTATAGAAAAAGACGGCATCAAGTGGGCGGTTCAGGCCAAACGCTACTCGCATAAAGTTTCGCCCAAAGCCATTCAGGAGGTGGTCTCTTCTAAAGCTTACTACGCTTGCGAAAAAGCTTGCGTGATCACCAACAGCTACTTCACACAGGCCGCTCAAAAACTGGCTCAAGCTAACGGAGTGCTTTTGATTGATAGAGACGAATGGATCAAATTTTTGGGTGGGAAAAACTAA
- a CDS encoding HoxN/HupN/NixA family nickel/cobalt transporter — MKLWFPYFLAIVFLHALGLALLFMANNASFYAAASMAYMLGAKHAFDADHIACIDNTIRKLTQQGKNAYGVGFYFSMGHSSVVILMTIISAFAIAWAKEHTPMLEEIGGVVGTLVSGLFLLIIGLLNAIILIDLLKIFKKSHSNESLSRQQNEEIERLLTSRGLLNRFFKPLFNFVSKSWHIYPVGFLFGLGFDTASEIALLALSSSAIKVSVVGMLSLPILFAAGMSLFDTLDGAFMLKAYDWAFKTPLRKIYYNISITALSVFIALFIGLIELFQVISEKLHLKFENRLLNTLQGLEFTDLGYYLVGLFVIAFLGSFFLWKIKFSKLEG, encoded by the coding sequence GTGAAATTGTGGTTTCCTTATTTTTTAGCGATTGTGTTCTTGCATGCATTGGGTTTAGCACTGCTCTTTATGGCTAATAACGCTTCGTTTTATGCAGCGGCGTCTATGGCTTACATGCTAGGGGCAAAGCATGCCTTTGATGCGGATCACATCGCTTGCATAGACAACACCATTAGAAAGCTCACCCAACAAGGCAAAAACGCCTATGGTGTGGGGTTTTACTTTTCTATGGGGCATTCAAGCGTGGTGATTTTAATGACTATTATCAGCGCGTTTGCGATCGCTTGGGCTAAAGAGCATACGCCGATGCTAGAAGAAATAGGGGGGGTAGTGGGGACTTTAGTTTCTGGGCTTTTTCTGCTCATTATAGGGCTATTGAATGCGATTATTTTAATAGATCTATTAAAAATCTTCAAAAAATCACACTCTAATGAAAGCTTGAGCCGGCAACAAAACGAAGAAATTGAACGGCTTTTAACGAGTAGGGGCTTACTCAACCGCTTTTTTAAGCCTTTGTTTAATTTCGTCTCCAAGTCGTGGCATATTTATCCTGTGGGTTTTCTTTTTGGGCTAGGCTTTGATACCGCTAGTGAAATCGCGCTTTTGGCCCTCTCTAGCAGCGCGATTAAAGTGAGTGTGGTGGGCATGCTCTCTTTACCCATTCTTTTTGCTGCTGGCATGAGTTTGTTTGACACTTTAGATGGGGCGTTCATGCTCAAGGCGTATGATTGGGCGTTCAAAACCCCTTTAAGGAAAATCTACTACAACATCTCCATCACCGCCTTGAGCGTGTTTATCGCGCTTTTTATCGGGTTGATTGAGCTTTTTCAAGTTATTAGCGAGAAACTCCATTTAAAATTTGAAAACCGCCTTTTAAATACTTTACAAGGCTTGGAATTTACAGACTTGGGCTATTACTTGGTGGGCTTATTCGTAATAGCGTTTTTAGGCTCATTCTTTTTATGGAAAATCAAATTTTCTAAATTAGAGGGCTAG
- a CDS encoding purine-nucleoside phosphorylase produces MKKIWLLVWGLYSWVFLHAIETIEKAPTNVEDRDKAPHLLLLAGIQGDEPGGFNATNLFLMHYSVLKGLVEVVPVLNKPSMLRNHRGLYGDMNRKFAALDKNDPEYPTIQEIKSLIAKPNIDAVLHLHDGGGYYRPVYVDAMLNPKRWGNCFIIDQDEVKGAKFPDLLSFANNTIESINAHLLHPIEKYHLKNTHTAQGDTEMQKALTFYAINQKKSAFANEASKELPLASRVFYHLQAIEGLLNQLNIPFKRDFELNPNSVHALINDKNLWAKISSLPKMPLFNLHPKLNHFPLPNNTKIPQIPIESNAYIVGLVKNKQEVFLKYGNKLMTRLSPFYIEFDHSLEEVKMQIDNKDQMVKIGSVVEVKESFYIHAMDNIRANVIGFSVSNESKPNEAGYTIRFKDFQKRFSLDKQERIYRIEFYKNNAFSGMILVKFV; encoded by the coding sequence ATGAAAAAAATATGGCTTTTGGTGTGGGGTTTGTATTCTTGGGTGTTTTTGCATGCGATAGAAACGATAGAAAAAGCCCCTACAAATGTAGAGGATAGGGACAAAGCCCCCCATTTGTTGCTTTTAGCAGGGATTCAAGGCGATGAGCCTGGGGGGTTTAATGCAACTAATTTGTTTTTAATGCACTATAGCGTTTTAAAAGGCTTGGTTGAAGTGGTTCCGGTATTGAATAAGCCTTCCATGTTAAGAAATCATAGGGGCTTGTATGGGGATATGAACCGCAAATTTGCCGCTTTAGACAAGAATGACCCTGAATACCCCACTATCCAAGAAATCAAATCCTTGATTGCAAAACCCAATATAGACGCCGTCTTGCACTTGCATGATGGTGGTGGGTATTATCGCCCTGTTTATGTTGATGCGATGCTCAATCCCAAGCGTTGGGGGAATTGCTTTATCATTGATCAAGATGAAGTTAAGGGGGCGAAATTCCCTGATTTGCTTTCTTTTGCAAACAATACGATTGAGAGCATCAACGCCCATTTATTGCACCCCATTGAGAAGTATCATTTAAAAAACACGCACACCGCGCAAGGCGATACAGAAATGCAAAAAGCCCTAACTTTTTATGCGATCAATCAAAAAAAGAGCGCTTTTGCCAATGAAGCCAGCAAAGAACTCCCTTTAGCATCAAGGGTGTTCTACCATTTGCAAGCCATTGAGGGCTTACTCAATCAGCTCAATATCCCTTTTAAGCGCGATTTTGAGCTTAACCCTAACAGCGTGCATGCCCTAATCAATGATAAAAACTTATGGGCAAAAATCAGCTCTCTGCCTAAAATGCCCCTTTTTAACTTGCACCCTAAACTCAACCATTTCCCTTTACCTAATAACACTAAAATCCCGCAAATCCCTATAGAGAGCAACGCTTACATTGTGGGGTTAGTCAAAAATAAGCAAGAAGTGTTTTTAAAATACGGCAACAAGCTCATGACACGATTATCGCCCTTTTATATAGAGTTTGATCATTCTTTAGAAGAAGTGAAAATGCAAATTGACAATAAGGATCAAATGGTTAAAATAGGGAGCGTGGTTGAAGTGAAAGAGAGTTTTTATATCCATGCTATGGACAATATCCGTGCGAATGTGATTGGCTTTAGCGTTTCTAATGAGAGTAAGCCTAATGAAGCGGGCTATACGATTAGATTTAAAGATTTTCAAAAACGCTTTTCACTGGACAAGCAAGAAAGGATCTATCGCATAGAATTTTACAAAAACAACGCATTTAGCGGGATGATTCTAGTGAAATTTGTGTAG